One window of the Lachancea thermotolerans CBS 6340 chromosome A complete sequence genome contains the following:
- the LST7 gene encoding Lst7p (similar to uniprot|P53237 Saccharomyces cerevisiae YGR057C LST7 Protein possibly involved in a post-Golgi secretory pathway required for the transport of nitrogen-regulated amino acid permease Gap1p from the Golgi to the cell surface), with product MPNMLISLAHFCDKHGPRILLGTQFAKDGEELFLPDYPTDTYCDSCSIHFPGSDKSSRSMRSTLHSIDYVSTNYPSVRYQLISSVIRHIFSEETMTYDGSPLTFYDQSRGLNLVIGFKLQDNDARGDERRYGLILTIDSPDHASAMKLLSRHWEFVNYSFNKVIQYTKQQREDELRRRQISESYGEFTPMAGSYLRGNKLKIPRNLAYLTNDDLLFVRLHKWNTYMLDVLNMDE from the coding sequence ATGCCAAACATGCTGATTTCACTCGCTCACTTCTGTGATAAGCACGGGCCCAGAATCTTGTTAGGAACGCAGTTTGCCAAAGACGGAGAAGAGCTATTTCTACCGGATTACCCCACAGACACATACTGTGATTCCTGTTCAATCCATTTTCCCGGCAGTGACAAGTCATCTAGGTCAATGCGCAGCACACTCCACTCGATCGACTATGTTTCTACGAACTATCCGTCCGTGCGATATCAGTTGATCTCTTCAGTTATTCGACACATTTTCTCAGAGGAGACTATGACTTACGACGGATCGCCTCTGACCTTCTATGATCAAAGTCGAGGCCTTAACTTGGTAATTGGGTTCAAGCTCCAGGATAATGATGCTAGGGGTGACGAAAGACGATATGGGCTCATTCTGACGATCGACTCCCCAGACCACGCCTCAGCAATGAAATTGCTATCTCGGCACTGGGAGTTTGTGAACTACAGTTTCAATAAAGTAATCCAATACACCAAACAGCAGCGGGAGGACGAGTTGCGGCGGAGACAAATCTCTGAATCGTACGGCGAGTTTACACCCATGGCTGGTAGCTATTTGAGAGGAAATAAGTTAAAGATTCCGCGGAACCTCGCCTACCTAACAAACGATGACTTACTGTTCGTTAGACTGCATAAATGGAACACTTATATGTTAGACGTTTT